In one Arcobacter lacus genomic region, the following are encoded:
- the acpS gene encoding holo-ACP synthase, whose protein sequence is MIGIDITSTDRIKKMYEKFGDKFYEKFLNPDEIELIKKPETAAGFWAAKEAASKAIGTGIGGSCSFHDIKIKKDELGAPKIKYKKEIRKKFGIKKSHLTITHDAGFAIAVVVNVLKKK, encoded by the coding sequence ATGATAGGTATAGATATAACTTCAACAGATAGAATAAAAAAAATGTATGAAAAATTTGGTGATAAATTTTATGAAAAGTTTTTAAATCCTGATGAAATTGAATTAATCAAAAAGCCAGAAACAGCAGCTGGATTTTGGGCGGCAAAAGAAGCGGCTTCAAAAGCAATAGGAACTGGAATTGGCGGTAGTTGTAGTTTTCATGATATTAAAATAAAAAAAGATGAGTTGGGAGCACCAAAAATAAAGTATAAAAAAGAGATTAGAAAAAAATTTGGTATAAAAAAATCTCACCTTACAATAACTCATGATGCAGGTTTTGCAATAGCAGTTGTTGTAAATGTTTTGAAAAAAAAGTAA
- a CDS encoding ABC transporter permease, with protein sequence MKLFIKKLLYLIVMLFIISLISFIAINAAPNSFFASGELNPNITPESIEQLKAIYGLDKPLYVQFFSWIYSILKLDFGISFSSGEMVKDEILNRIPITLTINLLSMFLIFIISLYFGIKSALNKNSFFDKATEQLSLLSFAMPSFYLALILVLVFAINFEIFPIAGLHSVPNDGSLTYYLDYTWHLVLPIFIIVFGGIGSLILYIKSLTVEILKSDYIFFAHARGLNKKQILRFYILPNLYPPVITLLGLSLPGIIGGSVILETIFSIDGMGLLFYQSALSHDYPVIMGILIIGAFLTLIGNMIADLFLLKLNPNYQEK encoded by the coding sequence ATGAAACTTTTTATAAAAAAATTATTATATCTTATAGTTATGTTATTTATCATTAGCTTGATTTCATTTATTGCAATAAATGCTGCACCAAACTCTTTTTTTGCAAGTGGAGAATTAAATCCAAATATAACTCCTGAATCAATCGAACAATTAAAAGCTATTTATGGGCTTGATAAACCTTTGTATGTACAATTTTTTTCTTGGATTTATTCTATTTTAAAACTTGATTTTGGAATCTCTTTTTCAAGTGGAGAGATGGTAAAAGATGAGATTTTAAATAGAATCCCAATCACTCTTACAATAAATCTCTTATCGATGTTTCTAATTTTCATCATTTCTTTATATTTTGGTATTAAATCAGCTTTAAACAAAAACTCATTTTTTGATAAAGCTACAGAACAACTTTCACTTTTAAGTTTTGCAATGCCATCTTTTTATTTAGCACTTATTTTAGTTTTAGTTTTCGCAATAAATTTTGAGATTTTTCCAATAGCTGGACTTCATAGTGTTCCAAACGATGGAAGTTTAACTTATTATTTAGATTATACTTGGCATTTAGTTTTGCCTATTTTTATTATTGTTTTTGGTGGAATAGGAAGTTTAATTTTATATATTAAAAGTCTGACTGTTGAGATTTTAAAAAGTGATTACATATTTTTTGCTCATGCTAGAGGATTAAATAAAAAACAGATTTTAAGATTTTATATCTTACCAAACTTATATCCACCAGTTATAACTTTACTAGGACTTTCTCTTCCAGGAATCATTGGTGGTTCAGTAATACTTGAAACAATTTTTTCAATAGATGGAATGGGATTACTATTTTATCAAAGTGCATTAAGCCATGATTATCCAGTTATTATGGGAATACTTATAATTGGAGCATTTTTAACACTTATTGGAAATATGATTGCTGATTTATTTTTACTAAAATTAAATCCAAACTATCAAGAAAAATAA
- the panC gene encoding pantoate--beta-alanine ligase, translating to MQVLKTIEELQNIRKNSLGKVGLVPTMGALHNGHISLIKQARNENDIVIVSIFVNPTQFLPGEDLDAYPRRDEADKKICQMCKVDYVFMPEISTMYTKEEVLVKAPNKSYILEGKTRPGHFDGVLQVVLKLFNLTQPTNAYFGKKDAQQLTLIQQMVKNFFLPINIVPCDIVREEDGLALSSRNIYLNPTQRKDALLISKSLYMAGSLISSGERSVKAVKDKIYEVMSILDVEYVAIVDKEFNELETIEPTNTIILVVARFGNTRLLDNIWL from the coding sequence TTGCAAGTTTTAAAAACTATTGAAGAGTTACAAAACATAAGAAAAAACTCTTTAGGAAAAGTTGGTCTTGTACCAACAATGGGTGCTTTACATAATGGACACATTTCTCTTATCAAACAAGCAAGAAATGAAAATGATATTGTAATAGTTTCGATTTTTGTAAATCCAACTCAATTTTTACCAGGTGAAGATTTAGACGCATATCCTCGACGTGATGAAGCTGATAAAAAGATTTGTCAAATGTGTAAAGTTGATTATGTTTTTATGCCTGAAATTTCAACAATGTATACAAAAGAAGAAGTTTTAGTAAAAGCTCCAAATAAAAGTTATATTTTAGAAGGAAAAACAAGACCAGGACATTTTGATGGTGTTTTACAAGTTGTTTTAAAACTATTTAATTTAACTCAACCAACAAATGCTTATTTTGGAAAAAAAGATGCTCAACAGCTAACACTTATTCAACAAATGGTAAAAAATTTCTTTTTACCAATCAATATTGTTCCATGTGATATTGTAAGAGAAGAAGATGGATTGGCACTTAGTTCAAGAAATATTTATCTAAACCCAACACAAAGAAAAGATGCACTATTAATTTCAAAATCACTTTATATGGCTGGTTCATTAATTTCAAGTGGAGAAAGAAGTGTAAAAGCTGTAAAAGATAAAATTTATGAAGTTATGTCAATACTAGATGTTGAATATGTAGCTATTGTAGATAAAGAATTTAATGAACTTGAAACTATTGAGCCTACAAATACAATCATTTTAGTAGTTGCTAGATTTGGAAATACAAGATTACTTGATAATATTTGGCTTTAA
- the rimO gene encoding 30S ribosomal protein S12 methylthiotransferase RimO has protein sequence MKFSIQKPKKTLHMVSLGCTKNLVDSEVMLGRLSDYQLTDDAQNADVIIVNTCGFIDSAKQESINTILSLHEDRKNESVLVMAGCLSERYKEELQKELPEIDVFTGVGDYDKIDELVNEKRSNFTSEVFLASETNERVITGSSYHAYVKLSEGCNQACSFCAIPSFKGKLHSRTLESLVKEVKALVAKGYVDFSFVSQDSSSFLRDLDVKNGLELLIEEVEKIEGIKTARILYLYPSTTTSSLIDKIADSKVFVNYFDMPLQHITPSMLKIMKRGKGVEQLNELMNHMKSKPNSFVRTTFIAGHPGETEEDFEALCDYVENFKFDRANVFSYSDEEGTTAETRTDKVEQELIDERAEVLGEIISQTTQESLENEIGKTFEVYIDGESEEHEYLLSARKTIWAPSIDGEIYINDNELSEGEQIKFGQIYTVKVTELVGDKLLATVIK, from the coding sequence ATGAAATTTTCAATACAAAAACCTAAAAAAACTCTGCATATGGTAAGCCTTGGCTGTACAAAAAATTTAGTAGATAGTGAAGTTATGCTTGGACGATTAAGTGATTATCAACTAACAGATGATGCACAAAATGCAGATGTGATTATAGTAAATACTTGCGGATTTATAGATAGCGCAAAACAAGAGAGTATCAATACAATTTTAAGCCTTCATGAAGATAGAAAAAATGAATCTGTTTTAGTTATGGCTGGATGTTTAAGTGAAAGATATAAAGAAGAGTTACAAAAAGAGCTTCCAGAAATTGATGTTTTCACTGGAGTTGGTGATTATGATAAAATCGATGAACTTGTAAATGAAAAAAGAAGCAACTTTACTTCTGAAGTATTTTTAGCAAGTGAAACAAATGAAAGAGTAATAACAGGTTCTTCATATCATGCTTATGTAAAACTAAGCGAAGGCTGTAACCAAGCCTGTTCATTTTGTGCTATTCCTTCATTTAAAGGAAAACTTCACTCAAGAACATTAGAGTCACTTGTAAAAGAAGTAAAAGCACTTGTAGCAAAAGGTTATGTTGATTTTTCCTTTGTATCTCAAGACTCTTCTTCATTTTTAAGAGATTTAGATGTAAAAAATGGACTTGAACTTCTAATAGAAGAAGTTGAAAAAATCGAAGGTATTAAAACAGCTAGAATTTTATATCTATATCCATCAACAACAACTTCATCTTTAATAGACAAAATTGCTGATTCAAAAGTTTTTGTAAACTATTTTGATATGCCTTTACAACATATAACTCCTTCAATGTTAAAAATTATGAAAAGAGGAAAAGGTGTTGAACAATTAAATGAGCTTATGAATCACATGAAAAGTAAACCAAACTCTTTTGTAAGAACAACATTTATTGCTGGACATCCAGGAGAGACGGAAGAAGATTTTGAAGCACTTTGCGATTATGTAGAAAACTTTAAATTCGATAGAGCAAATGTATTTTCATATTCTGATGAAGAGGGAACGACTGCTGAAACTAGAACAGATAAAGTTGAACAAGAACTAATCGATGAAAGAGCTGAAGTTTTAGGAGAAATCATTTCTCAAACTACACAAGAATCACTTGAGAATGAAATTGGAAAAACTTTTGAAGTTTATATTGATGGTGAAAGTGAAGAACACGAATATCTATTGAGTGCTAGAAAAACTATTTGGGCTCCAAGTATTGATGGTGAAATTTATATAAATGATAATGAATTAAGTGAAGGTGAGCAAATCAAATTTGGTCAAATTTATACTGTAAAAGTAACTGAACTTGTTGGAGATAAATTACTTGCAACAGTAATCAAATAA
- the tilS gene encoding tRNA lysidine(34) synthetase TilS, with translation MNLNFSAIKESKNLLAFSAGVDSSALFFLLLKQNIPFDIAIVNYNVRVQSKDEVNYAKELALKYNKQIYIKDIKLESTSNFEKTARDIRYKFFEEVIDENSYETLITAHQLNDKLEWFLMQLTKGAGLVELIGFNEFEQKENYKVYKPLLEITKEELENFLKQENIKYFIDNSNFDEKYKRNYFRHNFSDKLLSEYTNGIKKSFKYLQDDINSLNIEIKPIKNFNELEIYKNQNDNNLNIRIIDNSLKKRGFLLSSAQREEILKQKEITISHKINISITEKFIWIAPKIEKSMDKKFKELCRVNNIPKNIRNYIYTNKIQINELVF, from the coding sequence ATGAACTTAAATTTTAGTGCAATAAAAGAGTCAAAAAATCTTCTAGCATTCTCTGCTGGAGTTGATTCTTCTGCACTATTTTTCCTACTTTTAAAACAAAATATTCCCTTTGATATTGCAATTGTAAACTATAACGTAAGAGTTCAATCAAAAGATGAAGTTAATTATGCAAAAGAGTTAGCTTTAAAATATAATAAACAAATTTATATAAAAGATATAAAATTGGAATCGACTTCAAATTTTGAAAAAACAGCAAGAGATATAAGATATAAGTTTTTTGAAGAAGTAATAGATGAAAACTCTTATGAAACTCTAATCACAGCTCATCAATTAAATGATAAATTAGAGTGGTTTTTAATGCAATTAACAAAAGGTGCAGGTTTAGTTGAACTAATTGGATTTAATGAATTTGAACAAAAAGAAAACTACAAAGTTTATAAACCTTTACTTGAAATTACAAAAGAAGAGTTAGAAAACTTTTTAAAACAAGAAAATATAAAATATTTTATAGATAATTCAAATTTTGATGAAAAATATAAAAGAAACTATTTTAGACATAATTTTTCTGATAAATTATTGAGTGAATATACTAATGGAATAAAAAAATCATTTAAGTATCTACAAGATGATATAAATTCTTTAAATATTGAAATTAAACCTATAAAAAATTTTAATGAATTAGAAATTTATAAAAATCAAAATGACAATAATCTAAATATTAGAATTATAGATAATAGTTTAAAAAAAAGAGGTTTTTTATTAAGCTCAGCGCAAAGGGAAGAGATTTTAAAACAAAAAGAGATAACTATTAGTCATAAAATAAATATTTCTATTACAGAAAAATTTATCTGGATAGCACCTAAAATTGAGAAGTCAATGGATAAAAAGTTTAAAGAATTGTGTAGAGTTAATAATATACCTAAAAATATTAGAAACTATATTTATACTAATAAAATTCAGATAAATGAATTAGTTTTTTAA
- the fliS gene encoding flagellar export chaperone FliS: MGIEEYNQQNAISDDPYVLVLKLYEGVIKFLSFAKSAIQDGDIEKKFTYINKAIAIFDELRSVLDFDGGDVAYYLDGLYLYQIETLFSAGIDDNVNSINQVMKVTQGLMEAWKDETGL; encoded by the coding sequence ATGGGAATTGAAGAATACAATCAGCAAAATGCCATATCAGATGATCCTTATGTTTTAGTATTAAAACTGTATGAGGGAGTTATCAAGTTTCTTTCTTTTGCAAAAAGTGCAATACAAGATGGAGATATAGAAAAAAAGTTTACTTATATAAATAAAGCAATTGCAATCTTTGATGAATTAAGAAGTGTTTTAGATTTTGATGGAGGAGATGTAGCTTATTATTTAGATGGACTATATTTATATCAAATAGAAACACTTTTTTCTGCTGGTATTGATGACAATGTTAATTCAATTAATCAAGTTATGAAAGTTACACAAGGACTAATGGAAGCATGGAAAGACGAAACTGGTCTTTAA
- the fliD gene encoding flagellar filament capping protein FliD: MAGVLGLGSSGSTSLNSEMIEKLKEADKASSVTPLEEKLEKFTTEKEVVANIQTKVSELLSAVKVFSLNQTTGVNAFQQKSANVTGDGVSFDSDDLSALKNGTLSVKVEQLAQKDVWQTNQFDGTTVTKDSLVNQGSLTINGTTIDTSDKSYSDLVTEINKIDGVQASLVEDSAGKFRISIKSSETGESNKIDFTGSDSTALSHFGFDNSANNVLQAQDMKMKVDGVDYSGSSNTITIDGIKITATKSTGESTISIEDDSSSLTTQMQAFVTAYNNLNSLISDEVYNTDSSLGDKASIRDIMSQLKEQLFGTGNNDKTIFSYGFSFDSSNGNLVLSTTEFENAIKNDKEGLQSLFVGVPEKKGIATALDELISNSGINKALIDYESNMLSRETKLTEQKDAAQEALDAKYELMAQQFAAYTTIITQMENSFSGLKLLIQQSTSSS, translated from the coding sequence ATGGCTGGCGTATTAGGACTAGGTTCAAGTGGATCAACAAGTTTAAATAGTGAAATGATTGAAAAATTAAAAGAAGCAGATAAAGCGTCTAGTGTAACACCTTTAGAAGAAAAGCTAGAAAAATTTACTACAGAAAAAGAAGTAGTTGCAAATATTCAAACAAAAGTTAGTGAACTATTATCTGCTGTAAAAGTATTTAGTTTAAATCAAACAACTGGAGTAAATGCGTTTCAACAAAAAAGTGCAAATGTAACGGGAGATGGTGTATCTTTTGATTCTGATGATCTAAGCGCTTTAAAGAATGGAACACTTAGTGTAAAAGTAGAACAATTAGCACAAAAAGATGTTTGGCAAACAAATCAATTTGATGGAACAACTGTAACAAAAGATAGTTTAGTAAATCAAGGTAGCTTAACTATTAATGGAACTACAATTGACACAAGTGACAAATCATATAGTGATTTAGTTACAGAAATAAATAAAATTGATGGAGTTCAAGCTTCTTTAGTTGAAGATTCTGCTGGTAAATTTAGAATTTCTATAAAAAGTAGCGAAACTGGAGAATCAAATAAAATTGATTTTACTGGTTCAGATTCTACAGCTTTGTCTCATTTTGGATTTGATAATAGTGCAAACAATGTTTTACAAGCGCAAGATATGAAAATGAAAGTTGATGGGGTTGATTATTCTGGTAGCTCAAACACTATAACAATAGATGGAATTAAAATAACAGCAACTAAATCTACTGGAGAATCTACTATTAGTATTGAAGATGATAGTTCTAGTCTTACTACACAGATGCAAGCATTTGTTACAGCATATAACAATTTAAATTCATTAATATCTGATGAAGTATATAATACAGATTCTTCTTTAGGAGATAAAGCTTCTATTAGAGATATTATGTCTCAATTAAAAGAACAGCTATTTGGTACAGGAAATAACGACAAAACAATATTTAGTTATGGATTTTCTTTTGATTCATCAAATGGAAATTTAGTTTTGAGTACAACAGAATTTGAAAATGCAATTAAAAATGATAAGGAAGGATTACAAAGTTTATTTGTTGGAGTTCCTGAAAAAAAAGGTATAGCGACAGCATTAGATGAATTAATTTCTAATAGTGGAATAAATAAAGCTTTAATTGATTATGAATCAAATATGTTATCAAGAGAAACAAAATTAACAGAACAAAAAGATGCTGCACAAGAAGCATTAGATGCTAAATATGAGTTAATGGCACAACAATTTGCTGCATATACAACAATAATAACTCAGATGGAGAATTCATTTTCTGGATTGAAATTATTAATCCAACAGTCAACATCAAGTAGTTAA
- the flgK gene encoding flagellar hook-associated protein FlgK — MSLFGTFSVAQTGLSASKYGIETVSNNIANKDTDGYKKRVTDLSEVGQMGSSITGRGVSVDGVSRVTSQYLYDNYMKEYTKTSYYDKMTSMLGSVEKVFAETDTAGLSVDLNNYFTAVEQLRSNPNSQIYKSYLQSQGQVLVESLQRLYSSVEQQQALEKVELKTDVKEVNSILKEIADINNKLENSTTSSNDLLDKRDALELKLSKYVDADINRDNGYEIKIGGAVALSNGTFNREIEINYKDTKQIDKFNYIDSTTGKVLDSLKYNEDGTAKTVYDTNDVITYTLNNDDNLSVSIQIGEVLPAGWDGNPSTPATTVDNDNLTRALAYKINNNQNLNQYVTAYNGDYNNDYMVYADDDRGLSTASDKYLTVISNEAGINNEFTGTISVVRYDAANEVQEREALYKNESQSTTAESDVVLKILEQNVNLSSGSIKAQVENLSSSSPNNKIQSYLDGLDSLAATLSDIYDQYIQVGESDYIYGQNAANDYNGTPMGEIVSVGLFTGTSVKTLAFNKNAVNDLKQDQIEYLATIQWKTDLSFDEKGQDSTATNTTSLSEYFRNIKVNISSDTESAKYSQEIQSNVAQTIGTAYNNIVKVDEDDEMVNLMKLQAAYTANAQMITAIDEMIQVILGLRS, encoded by the coding sequence ATGAGTTTGTTTGGTACGTTTAGTGTTGCTCAAACTGGACTTAGTGCTTCAAAATATGGTATTGAAACTGTAAGTAATAATATCGCAAATAAAGATACTGATGGATATAAAAAACGTGTAACAGATTTAAGTGAAGTTGGGCAAATGGGGTCTAGTATCACTGGAAGAGGTGTAAGCGTTGATGGTGTATCTAGAGTTACTTCTCAATATTTGTATGATAATTATATGAAAGAATATACTAAAACTAGTTACTATGATAAAATGACTAGTATGCTGGGTAGTGTTGAAAAAGTATTTGCTGAAACTGATACTGCAGGATTATCGGTTGATTTAAATAACTATTTTACAGCAGTTGAACAGTTAAGATCTAATCCAAATTCTCAAATTTATAAAAGTTATTTACAATCACAAGGACAAGTCCTTGTTGAAAGTTTACAAAGACTCTATTCAAGTGTTGAACAACAGCAAGCACTTGAAAAAGTTGAATTAAAAACAGATGTTAAAGAAGTGAATTCTATTTTAAAAGAAATTGCTGATATCAATAATAAACTTGAAAATTCTACAACTTCTTCAAATGATTTATTAGATAAAAGGGATGCTTTAGAACTTAAACTATCAAAATATGTAGATGCAGATATAAATAGGGATAATGGTTATGAAATAAAAATTGGTGGAGCAGTTGCATTAAGCAATGGAACATTCAATAGAGAAATCGAAATTAATTATAAAGATACTAAACAAATAGACAAATTTAATTATATAGATAGTACTACAGGAAAAGTATTAGATTCTTTAAAATATAATGAAGATGGAACAGCAAAAACAGTTTATGACACAAATGATGTAATTACATATACATTAAATAATGATGATAATCTTTCTGTATCAATTCAAATTGGAGAGGTGTTACCTGCAGGTTGGGATGGTAATCCATCAACACCTGCAACTACAGTTGATAATGACAATTTAACTAGAGCTTTAGCTTATAAAATAAATAATAATCAAAATTTGAATCAATATGTTACTGCATATAATGGGGATTACAATAATGATTATATGGTTTATGCAGATGATGATAGAGGTTTGAGTACAGCTTCTGATAAATATTTAACAGTAATATCAAATGAAGCAGGTATAAATAATGAATTTACAGGAACAATTAGTGTAGTTAGATATGATGCAGCAAATGAAGTTCAAGAGAGAGAGGCATTGTATAAAAATGAATCTCAAAGCACAACAGCAGAATCAGATGTAGTTCTTAAAATACTCGAGCAAAATGTGAATTTATCAAGTGGAAGCATAAAAGCTCAAGTTGAAAATTTATCTTCATCTTCACCAAATAATAAAATTCAATCGTATCTTGATGGCTTAGATTCTTTGGCAGCAACTTTATCGGATATTTATGATCAATATATTCAAGTTGGTGAAAGTGATTATATTTATGGACAAAATGCAGCCAATGATTATAATGGAACTCCTATGGGAGAAATAGTTTCTGTTGGATTATTCACAGGAACAAGTGTTAAAACATTAGCATTTAATAAAAATGCTGTAAATGATTTAAAACAAGATCAAATAGAATATTTAGCGACAATACAGTGGAAAACTGATCTGTCTTTTGATGAAAAAGGGCAAGATTCAACAGCTACAAATACAACTTCTCTGAGTGAGTATTTTAGAAATATAAAAGTGAACATTTCAAGTGATACTGAAAGTGCAAAATATTCACAAGAAATTCAAAGTAATGTTGCACAAACAATAGGAACAGCATATAATAATATTGTAAAAGTTGATGAAGATGATGAAATGGTAAATTTAATGAAATTGCAAGCAGCATATACTGCAAATGCACAAATGATAACAGCTATTGATGAGATGATACAAGTTATACTTGGATTAAGAAGTTAA
- a CDS encoding flagellar basal body L-ring protein FlgH codes for MKITLYLLLAGLLFIGCASQEPQINFEKPEIQIPKKPPEAKKNKGSLYSMQGTSLFADKKDLQIGDIIQIVINEDLTAKSDNKRELTNDRNNSLGGGLLTPMGTNTLGGAVGNITNKVNENLGVNFGTESSTSDKGKVKTQYNETFETTISAIIEETYQNGNYYIRGEKEMLIEGQKQKIIISGVIRPYDITSDNSINSSQIANLKLLYNKDGTESDILDTPWGLNFVRKIWPF; via the coding sequence ATGAAAATAACTTTATATTTATTATTAGCAGGATTACTATTTATTGGTTGTGCTTCTCAAGAACCACAAATAAATTTTGAAAAACCAGAAATTCAAATTCCAAAAAAACCTCCTGAAGCTAAAAAAAATAAGGGTTCATTGTATTCTATGCAAGGAACATCATTGTTTGCTGATAAAAAAGATTTACAAATTGGAGATATTATTCAAATTGTGATAAATGAAGATTTGACAGCAAAAAGTGATAATAAAAGAGAATTAACGAATGATAGAAATAATAGTTTAGGTGGTGGATTACTTACTCCTATGGGTACTAATACTTTGGGTGGAGCAGTAGGAAATATTACAAATAAAGTTAATGAGAACTTAGGAGTTAATTTTGGAACAGAAAGTTCAACTTCAGATAAAGGAAAAGTTAAAACTCAATATAATGAAACTTTTGAAACAACGATTTCTGCTATTATAGAAGAGACTTACCAAAATGGAAACTATTATATAAGAGGTGAAAAAGAGATGTTAATTGAAGGACAAAAACAAAAAATTATTATAAGTGGAGTAATAAGACCTTATGATATAACTTCAGATAACTCTATAAATTCTTCTCAAATAGCAAATTTAAAGCTTTTATATAATAAAGACGGGACTGAATCTGATATTTTAGATACACCATGGGGATTAAATTTTGTACGTAAGATTTGGCCATTTTAA
- a CDS encoding flagellar basal body-associated FliL family protein, producing MAEENGEVTKKSSDGKGLLIVLMVLIVILIMAVAGGTYFLLDRISNTANNGQKTEDTAQSATPSNTAEATFKADVNDLVLNLTDSRGKEKVMKLSFSIRSNDPLIATVVEEYKAEITDVVISQISSRSSEELLTVGGKNLLKDELIAEINNVINYVTKSNRNVVSTILFTTFVIK from the coding sequence ATGGCAGAAGAAAACGGTGAAGTAACAAAAAAATCTTCAGATGGGAAAGGGCTATTAATCGTATTAATGGTTCTAATTGTAATTTTAATTATGGCTGTTGCTGGCGGAACATATTTCTTATTAGACAGGATTTCAAATACAGCAAACAATGGACAAAAAACAGAAGATACAGCTCAATCGGCAACTCCTTCTAATACAGCTGAGGCAACTTTTAAGGCAGATGTAAATGATTTAGTTTTAAATTTAACGGATTCAAGAGGAAAAGAAAAAGTTATGAAATTGTCTTTTTCTATAAGAAGTAATGATCCGTTAATAGCAACAGTAGTAGAAGAGTATAAAGCAGAAATTACTGATGTTGTAATATCACAAATTAGTTCAAGAAGTTCAGAAGAACTTTTAACAGTTGGCGGAAAAAACTTATTGAAAGATGAGTTGATAGCCGAAATAAATAATGTTATAAATTATGTTACAAAGTCTAATCGTAATGTAGTTAGTACAATATTATTTACTACTTTTGTAATTAAATAA
- a CDS encoding MotE family protein, with protein MIYKFIILTIFFVVEINAVETSSSLTRQKMEVLELKNELNNFYNEKEKEYQSQKKELENLLAQVEKEKAETKRLHDKNLALLKDIRAEVQSKTVKIYDGMKAKNAAEIFDQMINEGKIEDVFDIILRLRESNVTQILKFLTVTNASRLTQKLEKYNLDKEKKD; from the coding sequence TTGATTTATAAATTTATAATATTAACTATTTTTTTTGTAGTAGAAATAAATGCAGTTGAAACAAGTAGTTCTTTAACTAGGCAAAAAATGGAAGTTTTAGAACTAAAAAATGAGTTAAATAATTTTTATAATGAAAAAGAAAAAGAGTATCAATCACAAAAAAAAGAGTTAGAAAATCTTCTTGCTCAAGTAGAAAAAGAAAAAGCAGAAACTAAAAGATTACATGATAAAAATTTGGCACTTTTAAAAGATATTAGAGCGGAAGTTCAAAGTAAAACTGTAAAAATTTATGATGGAATGAAAGCTAAAAATGCAGCTGAAATTTTTGATCAAATGATAAATGAAGGCAAAATTGAAGATGTTTTTGATATAATCTTAAGATTAAGAGAATCTAATGTTACACAAATTTTAAAATTTTTAACTGTAACAAATGCATCAAGGTTGACACAAAAACTTGAAAAGTACAATTTAGATAAAGAAAAAAAGGATTAA
- a CDS encoding flagellar biosynthetic protein FliQ, protein MDLIGIAENTVKIILILGLPSLIVSMIIGLVISIFSAVTQVNDASLSFVPKMIFVSAFILISLPWVGEHLETFTKDLWDIILTFGH, encoded by the coding sequence ATGGATTTAATAGGAATTGCAGAAAATACGGTAAAAATAATTTTAATATTGGGTTTACCATCTTTAATCGTGAGTATGATTATAGGTTTAGTAATTTCTATTTTTTCAGCTGTAACTCAAGTAAATGATGCATCTTTATCATTTGTTCCTAAAATGATTTTTGTATCAGCATTTATTTTAATTAGTCTTCCTTGGGTTGGAGAGCATCTTGAAACTTTTACGAAAGATTTGTGGGATATAATTTTGACATTCGGACATTAA